A genome region from Natronobeatus ordinarius includes the following:
- a CDS encoding DUF7331 family protein — MNDDTTDGIDGRDESSGIDTIESYEADGCVVFYDAENPLAWVEATRTMRLEDLA, encoded by the coding sequence ATGAACGACGATACGACGGACGGCATCGACGGCCGCGACGAATCGAGCGGAATCGACACGATCGAGTCCTACGAAGCGGACGGGTGCGTCGTCTTCTACGACGCGGAGAATCCGCTCGCCTGGGTGGAGGCCACCCGCACGATGCGACTCGAGGATCTCGCCTGA
- a CDS encoding DUF7346 family protein — translation MKTVRDDEGTLYLLLKRSESASLVRDPSTGNECYVQNDRLTPVEGASPLETAAAGVGEPVRRLLRGVHDERTLGLLLELGDDGPTGVRTILERYDFCESDLHGRLVELVAVGLLEEVEVDGERGYRLTETGERALAVVRDAE, via the coding sequence ATGAAGACCGTCCGAGACGACGAGGGTACGCTGTATCTCCTGTTGAAACGATCCGAGAGCGCGAGCCTCGTGCGCGATCCGTCGACTGGCAACGAGTGTTACGTCCAGAACGACCGGTTGACGCCCGTCGAGGGCGCCTCACCCCTCGAGACGGCCGCCGCGGGCGTGGGCGAACCGGTTCGACGGCTCCTCCGCGGCGTCCACGACGAGCGAACGCTCGGATTGTTGCTCGAACTCGGCGACGACGGGCCGACGGGCGTGCGCACGATCCTCGAGCGCTACGACTTCTGTGAGAGCGACCTCCACGGCCGACTCGTCGAACTCGTCGCCGTCGGACTGCTCGAGGAGGTCGAGGTCGACGGCGAGCGCGGCTACCGGCTCACCGAGACGGGCGAGCGGGCGCTGGCGGTCGTTCGGGACGCCGAGTAA
- a CDS encoding DUF7322 domain-containing protein codes for MVFERTEHEPEEHDPEADFHDPDSDSLTIPRVEPPAVREPGADLGGGDVPADVVQTFWIVVIVVNAAVLAVSLGVMLVAFRGDTGTGGGLVVGGLVLFGLAYRRYRAFRHRQSTDAERDWGGDDTEPADAESADDEPATGRASDADPETGKASDADPESAHDPEP; via the coding sequence GTGGTATTCGAACGGACCGAACACGAGCCGGAGGAACACGATCCCGAGGCGGACTTTCACGATCCGGACTCGGACTCGCTCACGATTCCCCGGGTCGAGCCGCCGGCCGTGAGGGAGCCGGGAGCCGACCTCGGCGGTGGGGACGTGCCGGCCGACGTCGTCCAGACGTTCTGGATCGTCGTGATCGTGGTCAACGCGGCCGTGCTCGCCGTCTCCCTCGGCGTGATGCTCGTTGCCTTCCGGGGCGATACAGGCACCGGCGGGGGACTCGTCGTCGGTGGACTCGTTCTGTTCGGTCTCGCCTACCGCCGGTACCGGGCGTTTCGGCATCGACAGTCGACCGACGCCGAACGCGACTGGGGTGGCGACGACACCGAACCAGCCGACGCCGAATCGGCCGACGATGAACCGGCGACCGGAAGAGCTTCCGACGCGGACCCGGAGACAGGGAAGGCTTCCGATGCGGACCCGGAGTCGGCCCACGATCCAGAGCCATGA